In Bradyrhizobium sp. 170, the DNA window ATCAAACTGAGAGACTGTCGAGGCTGGGTCCGCATCTGGAGCACGGAGGCGGCCTTAATTTCGAACGCCAATCGATGAGACCGTAGACCGGATCATCCGCATGCCAGCGTCGGTGTAACGGGCGCCGTTGAAGTTGACGTCAACGACCCACAAAACGAACAGAGCAACAAATGCGGCGGCAACAGCTTTCATAAACTGTTAACGATTGGGGTACGGCATGCGTTCCGCGGCCGCGATCACCTGCGGGGATGCTCCCGGCCCCTAGGGCATCGGGGATCGCCGATGAGTGATCCGAGCAACCCACGCATTGGCTTTTTCCCATTCAAGGAGAGAGGTTTCGAGACATTTATCCGCCGCGACCTGATCGTTCGGGTGTGCTTTTTGGCATCCCTCACGTTCCTTTGCCTCGTCAAAACGAGAACATCCGACCAAAAGCAATAGCGCGGCAATCGTCGACAGGTTTCTCACGATCCTCGTCCTACGTTGCGATAGCGTGGTCGTCACCGAGACGGGTCAGGTCTCGACAGGTCGAGATGAGACGGTGAGACGGATCAGTCGTGCGGGTTACCCTTGCAGCAGACATCACCGCGGTCACCAGTGCTTTGGCGGCGGCTGAACAACACAGGTGTTGGGCCAGGTCGCCATCATCGCAACCTGGCCCCACGTAAAAATAAACCCTACTGACAGACGTACATGATGCTGTCGCCGCCCTTGATGGCAGTACCGGGCGTGCAGCCAATGCCATTGCGCGCTGCGTAGTCAGGCCAGCCGGTGTAGCTGTACCCACGACCACTCCAGGGGCCACCGAAGTAGTAGGCCCTCACGGCGTACCAGGAGCCCGGCTCGACGTAGGCCGCCCTCGCGGCGTAACCACGGGTGATATAGACCCGCTTCTGCGCCTCGGCTTTATTGATCGACAGCGATATCCCGCCTTGATCGGACCAGCCAGGCGAAAACAACGCCGCACATGCGAACGTCGACGCAGCGATGGCCACCGCTCTCAAAGTCATTTTCATGCTCTACTCCATTGCTAATCCCCGCGGCTTAAACCGTGCTTTTGCCGGTGGCGCGCCCTTTGACATAGATCAAGCGCCCTGACCGTTCGGTTGGGGCTCTAGCCGCGGGTGCTGGGCGGTAGCGTTGCGCAATTCGCGGCACGATGTGAGGCCGCGGCCTAAGCCGTCGCTGCGGCCGGCTGCTTCAGTTCGGCCAGGGCGTGCCGCACGACGGCCACCGAGCCTTGCAGCGCAAGCACGGCCATAATCGCGGCGACGATAATGTCGGGCCAGCCGGTGCCGGTACCGAACACGCCAAGCGCAGCCAGCAACACAGCCAGATTGCCCAACACGTCATTGCGCGTGCAAATCCAGGCCGACCGCATGTTGGCGTCGCCCGTGCGGTGCCGCCACAACAGGTAAAAGGACAGCGCGTTGGCGGCCAGCGCGGCAAAGCCGACACTGCCCATGGTGATCGCCTGCGGCAGCGTCCCATGCAGGGCATGCCAGCCGGCGACGCCGATAACCCATAGCCCGAAAACGCCCATCGTGACGCCCTTGGCAAGCGCGGCGCCGGCCCGATAGCGCAAGGCCATGCCGACCACGAACAAGCTGATCGCGTAGTTCGCGGCGTCGCCCAGAAAGTCGAGCGCGTCGGCTTGGAGGGAGGCAGACCCCGCAGCCAGGCCCGCGCCGATTTCAACCAGGAACATCGCAGCATTGATGCCGAGCACGGCCCACAGGACGCGACGAAAGGCGCTCACGTCCTGGCGCGGGCCGAGGTTCAGGGGTGGTGGTGCGCAGCAGTGATCCGCCATGACTGGAAGATAGTCGCAGGCAGCAACGTTACACAATCACGCTGCAACACGCTCCCTTGCCGTCGATCTGGACCGGCGGGCACGGTATGGTTCCGTAAGAGCAGTAAACGCAGCAATCGCCCGGCCTGGGCTTGAGCCGGGTGCCGCAGTTCCGACAGTCGTAGAAGAACTGGCAGGCGTCTGTCGGCATGGTCTCGGTGGCCTGGTGCCCACACGCGGGACAGGTCAGTGTCGATTCAAGCTGCATGGCCTCAGACTGAACTAGGACACCCCAAATTCACAACCCATGCTTTGCCCAGACGGCGCGGACCTCTTCATCCGTCGCGAACTCACCCTTCGCGGCTTCGGCGAGCGAAGCATCGAGGTCGGCGGCTTCCTCAGGCGTGAGCTCATAGGGTTCGAGCAAGCGGGTCATGCTGCAAACATAGTGCTCCCAGCATCTCTTAGGAAGCCTTGTGGTCCGTCTCTCAGCTCACGGCTTCCCGATCACCATCGCGATCGCCGCTGCCAGGAACGGAAACGGCACCGAGACCGCCGCGCGAAACCAGACGAACCGGGCCGGCATGAACGGGATTTCCCACAAGATCATGCGCTGGAAGGCGAACAGCGCCCAAGCGACGACATAGGCGATCACCTGCGGCGGGCCGCCGCCGACTTTCAGCGCCACCGCGCCGATCGAGAAACCGACCACGGGGCCGCCGGGGGTTGCGGCGCCGGCGATCACTGCGGTCAACACGCCGAACCAGCCGCTGTCCGGCCCGAGCCAGCCGGTGATGACTTCCGGCGGGATGACGGCGGCGATGTAGCCCGAGCCGATCACGCCGAGCGCGATGCGCGGCACGATGTTGATGAAGTCCATGCTGCCTTCGCGCACCGACGACACCAGCACGACGCGCCCGCGCTGCCAGGCCATGAAGCCGAGCACGGCGACCGAGCCCCACAGGGTGATGTCGATGATCAGCGCGGAGAGGGTCATGACGGCGGCTCCGGCTCGCCCTTCGGGTACATCCGCACGAAGACGAAGCGGCCGAGCGCGCCGGCCAGCACCGGGATCGGCAGCGAGATCACGATCCGCCACAGCGTGAACTCCGTGCCGAGAATCGGCAATTCCCAGGCGACCGCGCGGCCGTAGCCGATCAGCGTCCAGCTCACGACCATGGCGATGGTGGCGCCGAAATCGGCGCCGACGGTCAAAAGCGCCGCCGCCACCGGATAGGCGGTGAAGGGACCGCCGGGCAGGATCGCGCCGAACGCCGTTCCGATCAAAAGTCCCTTCAGGCCCGAGTTCGGCCCCAGCGCTCGCGATACTTTGTCGTGCGGCAGAATTTCCGCGATGAAGCCGCCGAGCAGGCAGCCGGCCAGCACGCGCGGCATGATTTCCCCGAACAGCCAGAGATCATGCGTGAGGATTTTTAGCACGCCATCAACGCCGTCGCGCCGCCAGACCAGCGCGGCGCAGACCACGACCAGCGCGCCGATCACGATCATCGACCAGCCCACCGGCTTGCGGGCGCGCCGGGGCTTCGGCTCGGCGTCATCGGCAGGCGCCGGGTCTTTTATCTGATGTTCTGACAAGGGCGATGGGTTCGGCGGGTGATGCTATTTCGTCCCTGCTTAGTCCCGCCATGGTGGCGACGCAACGATAGCCATGCGCATCTCAGGCATGCCCATGCGAGGGCGTCACGCGGCCCTGCCCGCCCGCGGGCCATTCGTTCAGGTGAACTGGCGGACCAGCGCAAGGCCGGCAAACAGCCCGGCAATCGAGAGCACGACCGAGCCAACGACATAAAGCGCCGCAAGGCCAAGTTCGCCGCGCTCGTAGAGCAGCGCTGCATCGAGCGAGTAGGCCGAAAACGTCGTGTAGCCGCCGAGGATGCCGGTCATCAAAAACAGCCGCCAGGGCTGCGACGCCTCGCCCTTGAAGGCGAGATAGCCCGCGATCAGCCCCATCACGGTCGAGCCCGTGACGTTGATGATGAAGGTGCCCCAGGGAAATCCGGTGCCGAGAATGCGGGCGCAGGTGAGGTTGATGAGATGGCGCAGCGTCGCGCCAAGGCCGCCACCGACAAAGACCAGCAGATAGCTCATCGCAGCATTTTTCCACGTAGCAAAGGCACCCGGCATGCCGCTTGTGCCGGATGGCAGCGATCCCTGCAAGGATCGGGACGGCGCCGGCGAACGAATAAGGGCGGCAGCCGCACGACCACCGCCCTTCGAACTCTTATCCGCTGTCATTCCGGGGCAGCCCCGCAGGGCTGAGCCCGGAATCCATTTCACGGCAGGCACGCGGCCCGATCGATTCTACGATGTGCAATTGCACATCGTAGCTCGCGCTACGCGCGCCCCGGAATGACGGAGTGTCACACCTTGCCGAACAGCTCGTCGACATAGTCCCAGTTGATCAGACTATCGCAGAACGCCTTCAGATAGTCGGGACGGCGGTTGCGATAGTCGATGTAGTAGGAGTGCTCCCAGACGTCGCAGCCGAGAATGGGCGTTGCGCCATGGACCAGCGGGCTTTCGCCGTTCGCGGTCTTGGAGATTTCGAGCTTGCCGTTCTTGACCGACAGCCAGCACCAGCCGGAGCCGAACTGACCGACGCCGGCGGCGGCGAAATCGGCCTTGAACTTGTCAAGACCGCCGAGGTCCTCGGTGATCTTCTTTTCCAGACGGCCGGGCAGCTTGCTGCCGCCGCCATTCGGCTTCATCCAGTTCCAAAAATGCAGATGGTTGTAGTGCTGGCCGGCATTGTTGAACACGGCCGGATTCTTGCCAAACGAACCCTTGACGATCTCCTCCAGGGACTTGCCTTCGAATTCGGTCCCCTTGATCGCGTTGTTTCCGTTGGTCACGTAAGCCTGGTGATGCTTGTCGTGGTGGTATTCCAGCGTTTCCTTGGACATGTGGGGCGCAAGGGCGTCGTGGGAATAGGGAAGATTGGGCAGCGTGAAGGTCATGGGGTGATGTCCGAACTGATGGGAGACGTGGTCTGGTCTAACGGGAACCGTTATAGAAGGTTCCATTGCGCATAAACACCGCAATTTGGCAAGAACGCGCAAGGTTCTGGGTAACGCCCCTCCGCGTCCAGCGTATGACGGATATGGCGCCCATGCGGATTTGGCGCCGATGAGGGAACGAAATGAGCATCGAGATCGACGTCCTGAACGGGGACGCATCATGGCCACGGGCCGAACCGCTGATGCAGGCGGTCTGGCCGGCGCATGTGGTCGAAAAGTTGTCGTGGGGTCACGTCAAATGGGCCCACGCCGACCTGCGCGTACTGATCGACGCACCGGAGGACGGGCTTAAGCCGGGTCTCGCCTGCCATGTCGGCATTTTCTTCCGTGACGCGACCTGGGACGGGCGCAAGGTTCATATCGGCGGCATCGGCGGCGTTTCGACGCGGGCGGATTGCCGGGGACGCGGCTACGCCTCGCTGGCGCTGAACGCCGCCATCAGGACCCTACGCGATCACGAGGCGGTGCGGTTTGCGATGCTGTTCTGCGAGCCGCACAATGAAGCATTCTATGAAGCGCGCGGCTGGCATCGCTTCCAGGGCGAGGTCTATGCCGAACAGCCGGAGGGGCGGGTGCGTTTCGAGGCGATGGCGCCGTTCGTGTTCGATTTCACCCGCAAGCCGCGCGACGGCGTCATCGACCTATGCGGCCTGCCGTGGTGACCCCTGCACCGGGCGCGGGTGGCTTGCACGGAGCCGGCCGGATAATATGTCATCCATAATCTATTCATTTGGATGACCGGTGACGCATGACCATGGACGCCCAGCTCGACATGCGCCCCACCGCCGCGGCTCCATCAGCGTCGGCCAACGGCCTGCTCACCTCGCCGATCCTGCCGACGCTGCTAAAGCTCACGCTGCCCAATGCGATCGCCATGGCCGGCACGACGCTGGTTGCGGTGGCCGAGACCTCCTATATCGGCCGGCTCGGCACCGAGCCGCTCGCCGGCATCGCGCTGGTATTTCCCTTCGTCATGCTGACGCAAATGATGTCGGCGGGCGCGATGGGCGGCGGCGTGTCCTCGGCGATCAGCCGTGCCATCGGCGCGGGCGATCGCGACCGCGCAGCTGATCTGGCGCTGCATGCTGCGATGATCGGCGCCTGCGCCGGAATCTTTTTCACCGCGATGATGCTGATTTTCGGCCGCGCATTTTACACGCTGCTCGGCGGGCGCGGCGGCGTGATCGATCAGGCCATGCAATATTCGCACGTGCTGTTCTCCGGCGCGATCGCGATCTGGCTGGTGAACACGCTGGCCTCGGTGGTGCGCGGCACCGGCGACATGCGGATTCCATCGGTGACCCTGATCGGCACCGCGCTGGTCCAGATCACCGTTGGCGGCGCGCTGGGCCTTGGGCTGTTCGGCCTGCCGAAATTCGGCATGAGCGGCGTCGCCGCGGGCCAGCTTGCAGCTTTCACGCTGGGGGCGGTGTTCCTGGCCTGCTACCTCATCAGCGGCCGCAGCCGGCTGACGCTGAACTTCGCAGGCTTCAAATTCCAGCGCGACATGTTCTTCGACATTCTCAAGGTCGGCGCGGTGTCCTGCCTGTCGCCGCTGCAAACCGTGCTGACGGTGCTGATCTTCACCAAAATCCTGGCCGGCTATGGCACCGAGACGCTGGCCGGCTATGGCATGGGCTCGCGGCTGGAATTTCTGCTGACGCCGATCGCGTTCGCCTTCGGCGTCGCCTCGGTGCCGATGGTCGGCATGGCGATGGGCGCGGGGCTGGTGACGCGCGCGCGGCAGGTGGCGTGGATCGCGGGAGCCGCAGCCGGCATCACCGTGGGCGCCATCGGGCTGATCGTCGCAGCGATGCCGTCGCTCTGGATTTCGCTGTTCACCAGCGATCCCGGCGTCACCGCCGCGGCTTCTTCCTATCTCGTCTGGGCCGGCCCGGCGTTCGCCTTTTTCGGGATGGGCGTCTGCCTCTATTTCTCTTCGCAGGGGGCAGCAAAGGTCGGCGGTCCCGTGATTGCCGGCACCGCGCGATTGCTGATCGTCGGCATCGGCGGCTGGTGGCTGGCCTCAATGGGCGCGCCGGCATGGACATTGTTCGCGCTGGTCGGCGCGGCGATGGTCGTGTACGGCCTCGGTACGGCGTTGTCGATCCGCCTCACCCGCTGGAGCAAATGATCGCCTTCGCGCAATCCGACGTTGCACAAATCTGATTTGTTGCTATGCAGGCCTGCTTTTTTGGGGAAATGATTCATGGCTTGCAGACCGGCTTTCATCATCGCGATCTCGGCGGCACTGCTGGCCGCGCCGTCCGCCTACGCGCAAGGCGCCGGCGAGCCGACCGGCGTCTGGCTGACCCAGGCCGGCGACGCGCGGGTGAAAGTCAGCAAATGCGGCGGCGGCATCTGCGGCGTGATCGTCGGCCTCAAAGAGCCGGTCGATCCCGCTACCGGCAACCCCCAGGTCGATGACAAGAATCCGAACCCGGCGCTGAAGAAGCGGCCGATGATCGGCCTGCCGCTGTTCAGCGGCATGCAGCCGGTAGCGCCCAACAAATGGTCGGGCCAGATCTACAACGCCGATGACGGCGGCACCTACGCGAGCAGCGTCTCGGTGACGGGGACCGATACGCTGAAAGTCGAAGGCTGCGTCGGCGCACTCTGCGGCGGCGAAAACTGGACGCGGGTGGGACGGTAGTAGCGATCTCGATGGCCGTAGGGTGGGCAAAGCGAAGCGTGCCCACCATTCATTCGGGTGGTGTCGGATAGATGGTGGGCACGGCGCAAGTGCGCCTTTGCCCACCCTCATATGAGGCCTTTTGAGTCAAGCATCCCAACCGAGGCTTGGATGTAATTTTTTGCATTCGGTGGAGCGGCGGCGCGCGGAGCCATGCGTAGCGCAGCGTGCCGCCGCGGTCGGTGCGCTCAGGAACTGGCTTCCGGCGATTTATGCAGCAGCTCACTGCATCACCTCATATCCGGTCGGGCGGTTGCAGCCCGGTACCCACATTCCGCATGCTTGCGGCGAGGAAGCCACAGGGATGAGACCCATCTACGAAGCGGCCTGTTGATTTGGCCCAAGGGTGGCACGGTCATCATCCATTCCGCGCTGACCGCGGCCGATGCCGCGACGCTGACGCGTTGCTTGAAACGTTTACGGCTTCGCGGCCTTGAGCAGGGCTCCTTCGGGGACCAGGCCAGTTGTGAGGTAGCGCCAGAGCGCCACCATCAGCTTGCGCGCCAGGGCCACGATGGCGATGCGCTTGTTGCGCTTGCTGGCATTGTTGTGGGTGCGGCTGCGGAACCATCGGGTGAGCGCACTCTCCGGCTGATGCCGCAGCCACAGCCAGGAAAGTTCGATCGCGGCGCAGCGGGCGCGCGGATTGCCTGCCTTGCTGATGCCCTGGTCGCGGTCGATTCCGCCGCTCTGCCATGGGCTGGGCGTCAGCCCGAAATAGCTCGCGACCTCACGCCGGTTGCGGAAATCCTTGTAGAACACCTCGCTGGCCAGCGTCGTCGCGAACGCCGGGCCGAGGCATTTGAGCCGGAGCAATAGTTCGCTGCGCTCTGCCATCTGAACCGCCGCAGGTGCCGGATCCGCTTGAGCCGACGCCTGTGCGAGCGCCTCGAGCTGTTCGCGTACCAGCATCAGCCGCGCGTGCTCGTACTTGATCTCCGCCAGCATCTGCCGTGGCACCGCCTGGCCCTGCCAATCCCGCTGCGCCGCCAGCCAGTTCAGCCAGTCGCGCCGGCGCGGGTTCCCGACCGCCATGCCCAACAGCCGCAGCAGCGCCTTGATCCGGCTGGTGTGAGCGGTCTGTTCCTTGATCAGCCGGCCGCGTTCGCGGCTGGCGCGGCGGGCGTCCTCTTGCTCCGGCGCTGGTACCTGAACGATCCGTACCACCCGCGGCTCACCGCGCAGATACGCCATCAGCGTCCGCAGCATCTTCTCGCCATCGATCCGGTCGGTCTTCACCCGTCGCGCCCGTTGATCAACCGCAATGCTCGCAGGGTCAAACACGTAGTTCGTGATCCCGGCCGCCATCAGAAGCCGGTGCAGCCAGAACCCATCGTAGCCCGCTTCGTAGCAGCTCACCACCGCCGGAATGGCTCCCAGCGCCCGAGCCGCCCGGTCGCGCTCCCGACCGACCAACGCCAACAGCTCGGCATGATCGCCCCCCTCCAGCCTATGGCGGGACATCTTACCTTTGTCCGGGCTGTGCAGCGTCACCAGCCAGCTCTTCTGACTCAGTTCGATTGCAACGAAAATTGTGCCACAATGCTCAACGGTGGGCGTGGCTACGGTCGATGCTTGCATCTGACTCTCCGATGGTTCGAGTGTGGAAACCCAAACCTACCGGAAAGGCCACGCTCACCGCCCCATGGAATCTACGAATCACCGCAAATCACGCCGCCATCGCCTTCAGCGCTGACGCCGCCGAGGCATAGCCGCCGCGGGCGCCGTCGATGAAGTGGACGTGATCGCTGCGCATCACCGATGGCGTGAAGCAGGTCATCATCGCCGCGTCCTGCCGGTGCAGGCCGTAGCGCACCACCCTTGCTGAAGCCGCGTTGGCCAGAATCTCCGCCAGCGCGCGCTCCAGTTCCTCCGTGCAATCGAGGATCATCCGCAGGCCGTCGTCATATTTGCGGAAGTCGGAATTCTCCACCACCTGCTGCACGTAATTCTTCGGCACGAAATTGCCGACCTTGATGCCGAACCGCATCACGACATAGGCCCACAGCGTCACCGCGAGCACGACGGTGCGCCGCTTCAACAGCGGCCCGCCACGCGCGGCGCGCGCTTCATACTCCACGCCGGCCGGCGGCCAGCGCAGCGGCGGCCCGCCCGGCGGCACCGGCCGCCCGGCATCCGGAGACTGTTCGACCAGCCTGATGATGTCCTCGATCACCTTGCGGAAGGCGAGCGGATCGGCGCCCCTGGCCGGCACCACCAGCACCGACAGAATGAGCCCGCGCGTGGAAGGAATTTCCTCGAACCGGCAAGACAATCCAGACAGATCGGGCTGCGTACCCGGCGCTGCCGCCGGCACCGCAAACTCGCCCCGCTTCATCGCGGCATCCGCCCAGCCAAGCCCGCCGCCGGAAAACATCGCATAGGACAGATTGGCCGACGGGCCGAAGCGGGCCACCTTGATATCGAGACCCTGCGCGCGGATGTCCCTGACCGGCACCAGCGCCACCCGCATCAGCAGATCGAGATCTTGGCTGACCCATGCCGCCGTCGCCGCGAGCGCCTCGCGGGCGCGCGCGAGGTCGCCGGGCGACACCGCGAAGCTGGCGCCATCGCCGCCGAACACGAACGGAAATTCGCGCCCGTCAAGCGCGTTGGTGACGGCGGCAATCACGGCGGCACCCGCCATGTTGACCGCCTTGTAGCGCTGGTTCGCGATCGCCCTGGTCGATTCCACGATGTCGGCGACGCCGACGGTCCAGTCATCCGGCAGCGGCGAATACATCGCCGGGTCCATCAGGCTGCCAAAGCCGCGAAAGACCGGGATCGCGCCGTAGAAAATGTCGGTGCCGTCAGGCGTCGTCATGGCGATGAAGGCCCCCCGGGGTTTCAGCTTTCCAGCAGATACGGTCGATTTTAAAATCCGGTTCGCGACAGATCGTCCTACCCCTTTGCCAGCCCCCGCAGCACCAGCGCATTGAGCCGGTTGGCGAACGCCGCCGGGTCTTCCGGCAACTCGCCGTCGAGGATCTGCGCCTGCTCCAGCAGCAGGAACGACAGGTCCTTGCCCGCCTCCTTGTCGCCGGCGATCGCCGCGACCACGGGATGGCGCATGTTGATCTCCAGGATCGGCTTGGTGGCGGGCGCCTTGTTCTGCATCGCCAAGAGCCGCTCGAGCATGCGGTCATGCGCGTCGCCGCCGGCGACCAGGCATGACGCGCTCGAGGTCAGCCGCTGCGAGGCGCGAACGTCGGAGACGCGCTCGCCGAGCGCGTCCTTGATCAGCGCGATCGTCGTGGCCTCGTCGGCGCCAGCCTCGTCCTTCTTGTCCTCCGCCTTGTCATCCAGCAGCGGGATCAGGACGAAATCGATATCGCCCTGGCTCAGCGACTTCAGCGGCTTGCCGCCGAAATCGAGCGGCGCCGAGGTCCAGAATGCATCGACCGGATCGGTGAGCAGCAATACCTCGATGCCGCGCGCGGTCGCGGACTCCAGTTTCGGGTTCGCCTTCAGCCGTTCGATGCTGTCGCCGGTCAGGTAATAGATGTCGGTCTGGTTCGGCTTGAGGTCCTCGACATATTGCTTGAGCGAGCGCTTCTCGCCCGTGGTCGTGGTGAAGCGCGACAAGCCCAACAATTTCTCGCGGCGCTCAAAGTCCTCCCAGATGCCTTCCTTGATCACGGGGCCGAACGCGTCCCAGATTTTGGCGAACGCTTCCGGCTCCTTTTCGCCGAGGTTTTCCAGCTCCGATATCACGCGGCCGGTGACGGCTTTGCGGATCTGCGCGAGTTGCGGATTGTTCTGCAGCATCTCTCTGGAGATGTTGAGCGGCAAATCCTCGCTGTCGATCACGCCGCGGATGAAGCGCAAATAAGCCGGCAGGACATCGGCGTCGTCGGCGATGAAGACGCGGCGGACATAGAGCTTGACCTTGCCCTTGCGCGCCTGGTCGAACAGATCGAACGGCTTCGTCGATGGTGCGAACAGCAGCACCGCATAGGACTGCCGACCTTCGGCGCGATAATGCAGCGTCATCGCCGGATCGTCGAACGCGCCGGCGATCTGCTGGTAGGCCTGCTTGTAGTCCTCCGGCGAGAGCTCCGATTTCGGCCGCTGCCACAGCGCGCTGGCCGAATTGATCTGGCGCGGCTCGCCCTCCTCCGGCACGAGTTCGATCGGAAACTGAATGTTGTCGGACCAGGCGCGGACGATGCGCTCGATCTCGTGAGCTTCGACATATTTCGCTGCGTCCTTCTTCAGGTGCAGGACGATCTCGGTGCCGCGCGTGACGCGAGCCGCATCCTCCTCGCTGGCCGGCGCAATTTCAAACCCGCTCCCCCCCGAGGACGACCAGACAAAAACCTCATCCGAACCGGCGCGGCGGCTGGTGACGACGATGCGATCGGCAACCATGAACGCCGCATAGAAGCCGACTCCGAACTGGCCGATCAGATTGGTGCCGTCCTTGGCCTCGGTCAGGCGGGAGAGAAAGGATTTCGTGCCTGATCGTGCGATGGTGCCGAGATTGTCGATCAGCTCCTGCCGGTCCATGCCGATGCCGCTGTCGACAACGGAAAGCGTATCGGCCGCCTTGTTCGGCACGATGCGGATCCTGGGCGGCGCACCGTCGGCGATCAGCTCGGGCGCCGATATCGCCTCATAGCGCAGCTTGTCGCAGGCGTCGGACGCGTTCGAAATCAGCTCGCGCAGGAAGATGTCGGTCTCCGAATAGACCGAGTGCACCATCAGGTTCAGAAGTTCGGCAACCTCGGCCTGGAACGGCTGGGATTCGGGGGCAGTGGTAGTGGTCATCAGGGGCTCGCAGGGAACAGGGCCAAAGCAAAGCCCTGATATAGCGATACCATCTGGAGTGGCAAGATTTAGCCTCGCTGCAACCCGGTATTGCCCCCCTCACCGCTCGACAAAAGCGCGCTGGAACTGATCCAGGATCGGCTTGAACAGATAGCTGAGCATGGTCCGGCTGCCGGTCTGCATGAACACTTCCGCGGGCATGCCCGAGGAGAGTTGCAGCCCGGCCAGCCGCCGGCGCTCTTCTTCCGGCAGCATGATCCGGACCGTGAAATAGGACGTGTTGGTCTGCTGGTCGCGGGTGGTGTCGGGCGAGACATACGACACCTGACCGATCAACTGCGGCGT includes these proteins:
- the htpG gene encoding molecular chaperone HtpG, which gives rise to MMTTTTAPESQPFQAEVAELLNLMVHSVYSETDIFLRELISNASDACDKLRYEAISAPELIADGAPPRIRIVPNKAADTLSVVDSGIGMDRQELIDNLGTIARSGTKSFLSRLTEAKDGTNLIGQFGVGFYAAFMVADRIVVTSRRAGSDEVFVWSSSGGSGFEIAPASEEDAARVTRGTEIVLHLKKDAAKYVEAHEIERIVRAWSDNIQFPIELVPEEGEPRQINSASALWQRPKSELSPEDYKQAYQQIAGAFDDPAMTLHYRAEGRQSYAVLLFAPSTKPFDLFDQARKGKVKLYVRRVFIADDADVLPAYLRFIRGVIDSEDLPLNISREMLQNNPQLAQIRKAVTGRVISELENLGEKEPEAFAKIWDAFGPVIKEGIWEDFERREKLLGLSRFTTTTGEKRSLKQYVEDLKPNQTDIYYLTGDSIERLKANPKLESATARGIEVLLLTDPVDAFWTSAPLDFGGKPLKSLSQGDIDFVLIPLLDDKAEDKKDEAGADEATTIALIKDALGERVSDVRASQRLTSSASCLVAGGDAHDRMLERLLAMQNKAPATKPILEINMRHPVVAAIAGDKEAGKDLSFLLLEQAQILDGELPEDPAAFANRLNALVLRGLAKG